One genomic window of Chitinophagaceae bacterium includes the following:
- a CDS encoding aminodeoxychorismate/anthranilate synthase component II produces MLLLLDNYDSFTYNLQDYFSQLQQPCLVIRNDEMNMEEIISLHPSAIIISPGPETPSKAGIMLNMIHHFHAQIPMLGICLGHQGIGEYFGATLDHADKPMHGKTSLISHQAHPVFQNISNPFTAMRYHSLILKNLDRTPLHIIAASETGEPMAIAHYHLKLCGIQFHPESILTPDGLLMLNNWLRWSGLK; encoded by the coding sequence TTGCTACTGCTTCTCGACAATTACGATTCGTTCACTTATAACCTGCAGGATTATTTTTCGCAGTTGCAGCAACCTTGTCTTGTGATCCGGAACGACGAAATGAACATGGAAGAAATAATTTCACTGCATCCTTCCGCCATCATTATTTCTCCCGGCCCTGAAACACCTTCAAAAGCCGGCATCATGTTAAATATGATTCATCATTTTCATGCTCAGATTCCCATGCTTGGTATTTGCCTGGGTCATCAGGGCATTGGTGAATACTTTGGCGCTACGCTCGATCATGCGGATAAACCCATGCATGGAAAAACATCGTTAATCTCCCATCAGGCACATCCTGTTTTTCAAAATATCAGCAATCCATTCACTGCGATGCGTTATCACTCCTTAATTCTGAAAAACCTTGATCGCACACCACTTCATATTATTGCGGCAAGCGAAACCGGTGAGCCAATGGCCATCGCGCACTACCATCTTAAGTTATGTGGGATCCAGTTTCATCCTGAATCAATTCTTACGCCTGATGGATTGTTAATGCTGAACAACTGGTTACGCTGGTCTGGGTTGAAATAA
- a CDS encoding CvpA family protein — protein sequence MWIDIIWMILAVYGIWKGWTKGFILSVFTLLSWGIGIMAAIKLSTVTATALHDQLHIDSVYLPVISYVLVFVVIALVIYLVGKSLEKIIELAQMGFVNRISGVILYVAIYTVLFSIFIWLLDQVDLISTFVKHQSKTYSAISSISDFMIHHVSSFTPVVKNLFAEFQAMLDKITNSVQQ from the coding sequence ATGTGGATTGATATCATTTGGATGATACTTGCAGTGTATGGCATCTGGAAAGGATGGACAAAAGGATTCATTCTCTCTGTGTTTACCTTGCTTTCGTGGGGCATCGGAATCATGGCTGCCATAAAACTGAGTACAGTTACCGCAACAGCATTGCACGATCAGCTTCACATAGATTCTGTATACTTGCCTGTCATTTCATACGTACTTGTTTTTGTTGTGATTGCGCTTGTAATTTATCTCGTTGGAAAATCGCTGGAAAAAATTATTGAACTGGCACAAATGGGTTTTGTGAATAGAATTTCAGGCGTCATTTTATATGTAGCGATTTATACCGTACTGTTCAGCATCTTCATATGGTTGCTTGATCAGGTTGACCTGATCTCTACTTTCGTAAAACACCAATCGAAAACTTATTCAGCTATCAGCAGCATTTCTGATTTTATGATTCACCATGTTTCCTCCTTTACACCTGTAGTAAAAAATTTATTTGCAGAATTCCAGGCAATGCTTGATAAGATTACCAATTCCGTGCAACAATAA
- a CDS encoding GatB/YqeY domain-containing protein, producing the protein MSLEEKINGDLKQAMLSKDEAGLRAIRAIKSAILLSKTEKDAKEADEASEIKLLQKLVKQRKDALEIYEKESREDLAKKEREEIAVVERYLPQQMSADELKAVLTKIIAETGAKTPQDMGKVMGAASKELAGKADGKTISAMVKELLATG; encoded by the coding sequence ATGTCCTTAGAAGAAAAAATAAATGGTGATCTGAAACAAGCGATGCTCAGTAAAGATGAAGCAGGCCTTCGTGCGATTCGTGCGATAAAATCTGCTATCCTGCTTTCCAAAACAGAGAAGGATGCAAAAGAAGCAGATGAAGCATCTGAAATTAAATTGCTGCAGAAGCTGGTAAAACAACGTAAGGATGCACTTGAGATCTATGAAAAGGAAAGCAGGGAAGACCTCGCGAAAAAAGAGCGCGAAGAGATTGCTGTGGTCGAACGATACCTTCCTCAACAAATGAGCGCCGACGAACTCAAAGCGGTACTCACAAAAATAATTGCCGAAACCGGCGCGAAAACACCGCAGGATATGGGCAAAGTGATGGGTGCTGCTTCCAAAGAATTAGCCGGAAAAGCGGATGGTAAAACGATTTCAGCAATGGTAAAAGAGTTGCTTGCAACCGGTTAA
- the carB gene encoding carbamoyl-phosphate synthase large subunit codes for MPRDLSIHHVLIIGSGPIIIGQACEFDYSGSQASRSLREENIKVSLINSNPATIMTDPVTADHVYLLPLDVNSIIQILEESIELGRKIDAVLPTMGGQTALNLAKEADELGVWSKYEVRMIGVDIKAIDLAENREAFRNLMGEIGIAVAPSKVANSMLEGKEIAQEIGFPLVIRPSYTLGGTGGGFVHKKEEFEAALDRGLKASPTHEVLVEKAVLGWKEFELELLRDSADNVVIICTVENFDPMGIHTGDSITVAPAMTLSDTGYQQMRNMAMLMMRSLGNFAGGCNVQFAMDPETENLIAVEINPRVSRSSALASKATGYPIAKIAAKLAIGYHLDELRNQITGTTSAYFEPALDYVIVKIPRWNFDKFAGADETLGLQMKSVGEVMGIGRTFIEAVQKACQSLENDAIGLGADGKHWKRSEEILEKLQFPSWDRIFRIKDALSLGVSINTIFKWTLIDKWFLEQIQELVTIEKEAKKYTIETIPKEFFLQMKQMGYSDLQLAHLLGNISEDEVYEKRKALDIRRTYKLVDTCAAEFGAATPYYYSTFDVENESVVSNRKKIIVLGSGPNRIGQGIEFDYCCVHGLLAIRESGFEAIMINCNPETVSTDFDIADKLYFEPVFWEHLIEIIELEKPEGVIVQLGGQTALKLAKQLSERGIRIIGTSFKDMDLAEDRGAFSDLLKALEIPYPEYGVAVTVEDAVAVAKRVGYPVLVRPSYVLGGQRMRIVLNDDELEQAVLKLLKHMPNNKILIDHFLDRAEEAEIDAICDGEQVHIMGVMEHIEPAGIHSGDSSAVLPPFNLTYEIIDKMVEYAEKLALELNIRGLINIQYAIKNGKVYVIEANPRASRTTPFIAKAYQIPYLNAATKVMMGVKKIKDFKFDRKLTGYAIKEPVFSFDKFPNVNKELGPEMKSTGEAIRFIKDLFDPFFRQMYKEKSMYLSK; via the coding sequence ATGCCACGCGATCTTAGTATCCATCATGTGCTCATCATTGGTTCTGGTCCCATCATTATCGGACAAGCCTGCGAATTCGATTATTCCGGTTCTCAGGCATCGCGTTCCTTGCGGGAAGAAAATATCAAAGTGTCGCTGATCAATTCCAATCCGGCCACCATCATGACTGATCCGGTTACCGCCGATCACGTTTACTTATTGCCATTGGACGTAAATTCTATCATCCAGATTTTGGAAGAATCAATAGAGCTGGGAAGAAAGATTGATGCTGTATTGCCCACAATGGGTGGACAAACTGCGCTTAATCTTGCCAAGGAAGCTGATGAATTAGGTGTTTGGAGCAAGTATGAAGTGAGAATGATTGGTGTAGACATTAAAGCCATTGACCTTGCCGAAAACCGCGAAGCATTCCGCAACCTGATGGGAGAAATCGGAATCGCGGTAGCACCTTCAAAAGTTGCCAACTCGATGCTGGAAGGAAAAGAGATTGCGCAGGAAATTGGTTTTCCATTGGTGATTCGGCCGTCCTACACTTTGGGCGGAACCGGCGGTGGATTTGTTCATAAAAAAGAAGAATTTGAAGCAGCGCTTGACCGTGGATTAAAAGCTTCTCCAACACATGAAGTGCTGGTAGAAAAAGCAGTGTTGGGCTGGAAAGAATTTGAGCTGGAACTGCTGCGCGATTCCGCTGATAATGTAGTCATCATCTGCACCGTTGAAAACTTTGATCCGATGGGCATTCATACAGGTGATTCCATTACCGTTGCTCCAGCAATGACTCTTAGCGATACAGGCTATCAGCAAATGCGCAATATGGCGATGCTGATGATGCGTTCGCTGGGAAACTTTGCCGGCGGATGCAATGTGCAGTTTGCCATGGATCCTGAAACGGAAAATTTGATAGCTGTTGAAATCAATCCTCGAGTATCACGTTCTTCAGCGCTTGCTTCAAAAGCAACAGGTTATCCCATCGCAAAAATTGCAGCCAAACTTGCCATCGGTTATCATCTTGATGAACTGAGAAACCAAATAACGGGAACCACTTCTGCTTACTTTGAACCTGCTCTCGATTACGTTATCGTAAAAATTCCACGCTGGAACTTCGATAAGTTTGCCGGAGCCGATGAAACACTCGGATTACAAATGAAATCAGTGGGTGAAGTGATGGGTATCGGCCGCACGTTTATTGAAGCAGTGCAAAAGGCCTGTCAGTCGCTCGAAAATGATGCAATAGGTTTAGGTGCAGATGGCAAGCACTGGAAACGATCGGAGGAAATTCTCGAAAAATTGCAATTCCCTTCGTGGGACAGAATCTTCAGAATCAAGGATGCATTATCATTAGGAGTTTCCATCAACACAATTTTTAAATGGACGCTGATTGATAAATGGTTCCTCGAACAAATACAGGAATTAGTCACGATAGAAAAGGAAGCAAAAAAATACACGATCGAAACCATTCCCAAAGAATTCTTTCTGCAAATGAAACAGATGGGTTATTCAGATCTGCAACTTGCGCATCTGTTGGGAAATATTTCTGAAGATGAAGTGTATGAAAAAAGAAAAGCGTTAGACATCCGCAGAACATATAAGCTGGTTGATACCTGCGCGGCTGAATTTGGTGCCGCTACGCCTTACTACTATTCTACATTCGATGTAGAAAATGAATCTGTTGTTTCTAACCGCAAAAAAATAATTGTACTCGGCTCGGGACCGAATCGTATCGGCCAGGGAATCGAATTTGACTATTGCTGTGTGCATGGATTGCTCGCTATTCGCGAATCCGGTTTCGAAGCCATCATGATCAACTGCAATCCTGAAACAGTTTCCACAGATTTTGACATTGCTGATAAACTTTATTTCGAACCCGTTTTCTGGGAACACCTGATTGAGATCATTGAACTGGAAAAACCGGAAGGAGTGATCGTGCAGTTAGGCGGACAAACAGCACTTAAACTGGCAAAGCAATTATCAGAAAGAGGTATCAGAATTATCGGTACTTCTTTCAAGGATATGGATCTGGCGGAAGACCGTGGCGCATTTTCCGATTTGTTAAAAGCATTGGAAATTCCGTATCCGGAATATGGCGTAGCAGTCACAGTAGAAGATGCCGTTGCCGTAGCAAAAAGAGTAGGATATCCTGTATTGGTTCGCCCCTCTTATGTGTTGGGTGGACAGCGCATGCGCATTGTATTGAATGATGATGAACTCGAACAGGCAGTATTGAAGTTACTGAAGCACATGCCAAATAATAAAATTCTGATTGATCATTTTCTCGATCGCGCAGAAGAAGCTGAGATTGATGCCATTTGTGATGGAGAACAGGTTCACATCATGGGTGTGATGGAACACATTGAACCGGCAGGTATTCATTCCGGTGATTCAAGTGCGGTATTGCCGCCGTTTAATCTCACCTACGAAATCATTGACAAAATGGTGGAGTATGCTGAAAAACTTGCGTTGGAACTGAACATCCGGGGACTGATTAATATTCAGTATGCAATTAAAAACGGAAAAGTATATGTGATTGAAGCCAATCCACGCGCTTCCAGAACGACGCCGTTCATTGCAAAAGCTTACCAGATTCCTTATCTGAATGCGGCCACCAAGGTGATGATGGGTGTGAAAAAAATAAAAGATTTCAAGTTCGACCGCAAGCTCACAGGTTATGCCATCAAAGAGCCGGTGTTTTCATTCGACAAGTTTCCTAACGTGAATAAAGAATTAGGACCTGAAATGAAATCCACTGGTGAAGCCATCAGATTCATCAAAGATTTATTTGATCCTTTCTTCCGGCAGATGTATAAGGAGAAGAGTATGTATTTAAGTAAATGA
- a CDS encoding Omp28-related outer membrane protein, producing MKKSTCLALITLSLLFMTSAGWSQTTIYTQDFEGTGLPTDWSQVTNADDGGWKFGTNTQLQSASFPISAHTKMVCTNDDACNCDKSNDMLISPAMDFTAYSNVFMSFDNYYYNLSYGGATEKATIQASTDGGTTWTVVKELAGNTGDWETRFVDLSAYAGQSNVKVGFNYNDGGDWLYGWAMDNVLVYAPVAGVDAGVSSLQIGKLDPTPTFISFSKYFTDLPLSVKASISNLGTVPITSFDVSWTNGTTTYDESLTGLNIGTFESYSFTSASNYTTLSGSHTISLTISNINGGSAEISTDNNDGNFTITGVVPNPDQHYVAEEATGTWCGWCVRGIVFMDYMRENYPDQFVGIAVHNGDPMQVTAYDNWVGSFPGFLGYPSVIINRNYIVDPSELENDFIDNASNTPAVKVTVDPQYNISTKELTVTVNGEFLQNLNGDYRFVAVLQEDSVHGTSSTYKQTNYYSIADYGYAGPMAGFEYMSGHIAASEMYYDFVGKALLSDVEGTAGSLPGSITSGTNYSYTYTYTVPASFNVNRLKVVGMVVDYSTGEVLNAGKNGLKFVTGINDQVVNASLFMYPNPARDVAYLDLKITKAEKVTVQIVNILGQTVAVQDLGSVSGSQVIPVNVKNFATGVYQLKVTVGDQVLTKKLEVIN from the coding sequence GTGAAAAAATCTACATGCCTTGCCTTGATAACGCTTTCATTGCTGTTCATGACGTCAGCAGGATGGTCACAAACCACTATTTACACCCAGGACTTTGAGGGTACTGGTCTACCTACCGATTGGTCACAGGTTACAAATGCAGATGACGGTGGCTGGAAATTCGGCACTAATACACAGTTGCAAAGCGCCAGTTTCCCGATTTCAGCCCATACGAAAATGGTCTGTACCAACGATGATGCCTGCAACTGCGACAAAAGCAATGATATGCTGATTTCTCCTGCTATGGATTTTACAGCTTATTCGAATGTCTTCATGAGTTTTGATAATTATTACTATAATTTATCCTATGGTGGTGCTACGGAAAAGGCAACCATACAAGCGTCAACAGATGGTGGAACTACCTGGACTGTTGTAAAAGAATTAGCAGGCAATACCGGTGACTGGGAAACACGTTTTGTTGACCTTTCAGCTTATGCAGGACAGAGCAATGTTAAAGTTGGATTCAACTACAATGATGGCGGCGATTGGTTGTATGGATGGGCAATGGACAATGTATTGGTGTATGCCCCTGTGGCAGGTGTTGATGCAGGTGTATCATCATTACAAATCGGCAAACTTGACCCAACTCCTACTTTCATTAGTTTCTCAAAATACTTCACTGATTTGCCACTTAGCGTGAAAGCTAGCATTTCGAATCTCGGAACCGTTCCTATTACCTCTTTCGATGTAAGCTGGACAAACGGCACAACTACTTATGACGAATCATTAACTGGCCTTAACATTGGAACATTTGAAAGTTACAGCTTCACTTCTGCCAGTAACTATACTACCTTATCAGGAAGCCATACTATCTCACTCACCATCTCAAATATCAATGGTGGTTCAGCAGAAATCAGCACTGATAATAATGATGGCAATTTTACCATTACAGGAGTTGTACCAAATCCTGATCAGCATTATGTTGCGGAAGAAGCTACCGGAACCTGGTGCGGATGGTGTGTAAGAGGAATAGTATTTATGGATTACATGCGCGAAAACTATCCTGATCAGTTTGTTGGAATCGCAGTGCATAATGGTGATCCCATGCAGGTAACTGCCTATGATAATTGGGTAGGTTCATTTCCAGGATTTCTAGGCTATCCCAGTGTAATTATCAATAGAAACTATATCGTTGATCCTTCAGAGCTGGAAAATGATTTTATTGATAATGCTTCTAACACACCCGCAGTAAAAGTAACCGTAGATCCACAATACAATATTTCGACTAAGGAACTGACTGTTACCGTGAACGGTGAATTTCTCCAGAACCTAAACGGCGATTATCGTTTTGTAGCTGTGTTGCAGGAAGATAGTGTTCACGGAACTTCATCTACTTACAAGCAAACTAATTACTATTCCATAGCAGATTACGGATATGCAGGTCCGATGGCTGGTTTTGAATATATGTCAGGTCACATTGCTGCTTCAGAAATGTACTACGATTTTGTTGGTAAGGCATTGTTAAGTGATGTGGAAGGAACTGCCGGAAGTCTTCCGGGATCAATTACAAGCGGAACAAACTACTCTTATACTTATACCTATACGGTGCCTGCTTCATTCAATGTTAATCGTCTTAAAGTTGTAGGCATGGTGGTGGATTATTCCACAGGCGAAGTGTTGAATGCAGGCAAAAACGGTTTAAAATTCGTTACAGGCATAAATGATCAGGTTGTAAATGCTTCTTTGTTTATGTATCCTAATCCTGCCAGGGACGTTGCTTACCTCGATTTAAAAATTACCAAAGCAGAAAAGGTAACTGTTCAAATTGTTAATATACTCGGACAAACAGTGGCTGTTCAGGATCTTGGATCCGTTAGTGGAAGCCAGGTTATACCTGTAAATGTGAAAAATTTTGCCACGGGCGTTTACCAGCTTAAGGTAACTGTTGGTGATCAGGTGTTAACTAAAAAACTTGAAGTGATTAATTAG
- a CDS encoding T9SS type A sorting domain-containing protein yields the protein MKKIATLSLILLSFVFNSRAQNVSIDPNNVDLYFTVDAYGDANATVFNNSNTARTFRWIRVSDAPGIWTSTVCDKNNCYSSNTNSQDFVLNAGANGLLKLTVNAQMVAGEGDYQILVYDLNDSIYTNAVFTVHAVAQDMTGISDPVATGVSVYPIPAKDILNINFDAVKNVNAVSIYNVVGQKLKTVNVYTGSKSVAVPVSELKKGVYFLRVYSNNKEAVTKTFTKE from the coding sequence ATGAAAAAAATCGCTACACTTTCTCTCATTTTGTTGTCTTTTGTATTTAATTCAAGAGCACAAAACGTTTCTATCGATCCTAATAATGTTGACCTTTATTTTACGGTTGATGCATATGGAGACGCGAATGCCACCGTCTTCAATAATTCCAATACTGCGAGAACATTTCGCTGGATTCGCGTTTCTGATGCTCCGGGAATCTGGACGTCAACTGTATGCGATAAAAATAATTGCTATTCAAGCAATACCAATTCACAGGATTTTGTATTGAATGCAGGTGCGAACGGACTTTTGAAATTAACAGTAAATGCACAAATGGTTGCAGGGGAAGGAGATTATCAGATTCTTGTTTATGATCTTAATGACAGTATTTACACCAATGCAGTTTTTACTGTTCACGCGGTTGCACAGGATATGACCGGAATTAGCGATCCTGTTGCCACAGGTGTTTCTGTTTATCCTATTCCTGCTAAAGACATTCTGAATATAAATTTTGATGCGGTGAAAAATGTGAATGCTGTTTCCATCTACAATGTAGTGGGACAAAAACTGAAAACGGTAAATGTTTATACTGGCAGCAAATCAGTTGCTGTTCCGGTTTCAGAATTAAAAAAAGGTGTTTACTTCCTGAGAGTGTACAGCAACAATAAAGAAGCTGTAACAAAAACTTTTACCAAAGAATAA
- a CDS encoding T9SS type A sorting domain-containing protein, which yields MNCTAITFLFCAFSLNVLAQNPYFIHYFGTPFFNEQARAIQQLPDGSVYLAGYSNASGNVNAAVIKINAEGDSLWMKNYGDSTFSEAFFMSRSGASDLVLVGEQNGSLNGTDVIIIKIDSAGNFLWKSVIATAKNESGKYIEQTQDGGFILCGFQSDDFGFNDVFLAKLDATGALSWTKKFGGIENDYASQVHEQSDGSLIVTADTRSKGAGGYDVEVLKLSSAGDLIWDYTFGDEFQNGCQGIYLAANGDLISYGETEISPLSPFDFFIQRIDQNGNSLWKKVFGGSGSDAAFSLIEDDGGNFILTGYSDSNNVGEPIDIAIAKTDMSGNLLWINNYGTSGIDIGYGIIKAEDGFLIGATAFNEGSNDFCLLYLSEEGLLTSANQPLSGQENQHTILVYPNPSTGIFVLEFNEVIENSSLRIFNVLGAMVFESEIADRTEKMKLALDVTPGIYKMLIQSEAGNRCITIGVQ from the coding sequence ATGAATTGTACAGCAATCACCTTTTTGTTTTGCGCATTCTCTTTGAATGTATTAGCACAGAATCCTTATTTCATCCATTATTTTGGAACACCATTCTTTAATGAGCAGGCACGTGCGATCCAACAACTACCTGATGGTAGCGTCTACCTTGCGGGCTATTCCAATGCATCGGGTAATGTAAATGCTGCCGTAATAAAAATAAATGCAGAAGGAGATTCACTCTGGATGAAGAATTATGGAGACTCAACATTCAGCGAAGCTTTTTTCATGAGCCGTAGCGGAGCAAGCGACCTTGTGCTGGTGGGTGAACAAAACGGCAGTCTTAATGGCACGGATGTAATTATTATTAAGATTGATTCGGCCGGAAATTTTTTGTGGAAATCAGTTATAGCAACTGCCAAGAATGAATCGGGCAAGTACATCGAACAAACGCAGGACGGTGGATTTATTCTCTGTGGGTTTCAATCAGATGATTTTGGATTCAATGATGTTTTTTTGGCAAAGCTGGATGCTACCGGAGCGCTTTCCTGGACCAAAAAATTCGGCGGTATTGAAAACGACTACGCAAGCCAGGTGCATGAACAGTCAGATGGAAGTTTGATTGTAACGGCAGATACCAGAAGTAAAGGAGCAGGAGGTTATGATGTAGAAGTTTTGAAATTATCATCTGCAGGAGATTTGATTTGGGATTATACTTTCGGGGATGAATTTCAAAATGGTTGCCAGGGAATTTACCTTGCTGCCAACGGTGATTTGATTTCATATGGTGAAACAGAGATTTCCCCGCTTTCTCCGTTTGATTTTTTCATACAACGCATTGATCAGAATGGTAATTCTTTATGGAAAAAAGTTTTTGGCGGCAGCGGCAGTGATGCGGCCTTTTCATTGATTGAGGATGATGGTGGAAATTTTATCCTGACCGGATATTCGGACAGCAATAATGTGGGCGAACCCATTGATATCGCAATTGCAAAAACAGATATGTCAGGAAATTTACTTTGGATCAATAATTATGGCACAAGCGGAATTGACATCGGATACGGAATAATAAAAGCTGAAGACGGATTCCTGATTGGGGCTACTGCTTTTAATGAAGGTTCCAATGATTTTTGTCTGCTGTATCTCTCAGAAGAAGGATTGTTAACCAGTGCAAATCAACCTTTGTCAGGGCAAGAAAATCAGCATACAATTTTGGTTTATCCCAATCCTTCAACAGGGATTTTTGTCCTGGAGTTTAATGAAGTAATTGAAAATAGTTCTTTGAGAATTTTTAATGTATTGGGTGCAATGGTATTTGAAAGCGAAATCGCGGATCGTACAGAAAAAATGAAATTGGCTTTGGACGTAACTCCCGGAATTTATAAAATGCTGATTCAAAGTGAAGCGGGAAACCGGTGCATTACTATAGGAGTTCAATGA
- a CDS encoding TlpA family protein disulfide reductase: MHKKNLFLLIIALLLASVQFSFSQDKKLPAITLSDVDGNKVDVSELSKDGKIIILSFWATWCVPCKKELSNIVDLYEDWQKNYNVELIAVSIDDSRNVTKVKPTVDGSGWPYRVLTDPNQDLKRALSFQNVPYTVVTDKAGNIAFVHNGYIEGDEFELEEKLKELAAQ; encoded by the coding sequence ATGCATAAAAAAAACCTGTTCCTCTTAATAATAGCACTCCTTCTTGCCAGTGTACAGTTTTCATTTTCTCAGGATAAGAAACTTCCAGCCATCACTTTATCTGATGTAGATGGCAACAAAGTGGATGTCAGCGAACTTTCAAAAGATGGAAAAATTATCATCCTTAGTTTTTGGGCAACCTGGTGTGTTCCTTGTAAAAAGGAACTTTCCAATATCGTGGATTTATATGAAGACTGGCAGAAAAATTACAATGTTGAATTGATCGCTGTTTCAATCGATGATTCAAGAAATGTTACAAAAGTGAAACCTACAGTTGACGGTTCGGGCTGGCCTTACAGGGTGCTGACAGATCCGAATCAGGATTTGAAACGCGCGCTAAGTTTCCAAAATGTACCCTATACTGTTGTAACTGATAAAGCAGGTAATATTGCTTTCGTTCACAATGGTTACATTGAAGGTGATGAATTTGAGCTGGAAGAAAAGCTGAAAGAATTAGCTGCTCAGTAG
- a CDS encoding Omp28-related outer membrane protein yields the protein MTYLNNFTQKNIQRNNFLKQTGYMLFLLAIFFCYSSCEEIGPNINDSGGNGGGDTTNERVVLMEVFTAVKCVNCPAGREIIDDLIDSFPGRIEVVEIHSGDLAKPIYPTDPDFRSQDADDITAYLGPFPFQPSAAIDRKSWEITPGNVQRLLDRNYWTLYFQKEIDSVSNVKISLERAFDTGTRLLTVTMKVDFLKDVTDIINATILLTESGMVAAQDDGPTMVVDDYVHEDVLRTFLTGYSGELVNATNTSGSSWTITRSITLPIEWNAGNCRVIGFVSKSVGTYDVLQSAGISLN from the coding sequence TTGACCTACTTAAATAATTTCACTCAGAAAAATATCCAAAGGAATAATTTCCTGAAGCAGACAGGTTATATGCTGTTTCTTCTTGCAATCTTTTTCTGCTATTCTTCCTGTGAAGAAATAGGACCTAACATAAATGATAGTGGGGGAAATGGTGGTGGTGATACCACAAATGAAAGAGTGGTTTTGATGGAGGTTTTCACCGCCGTGAAATGCGTAAACTGTCCGGCTGGCCGTGAAATTATCGACGACTTAATTGATTCATTTCCCGGTAGGATAGAAGTGGTTGAAATACACAGTGGTGATCTTGCCAAACCCATTTATCCAACCGATCCTGATTTCAGGTCGCAGGATGCGGATGATATCACGGCTTACCTCGGGCCATTTCCGTTTCAGCCCTCTGCTGCTATTGACAGAAAATCGTGGGAGATTACGCCTGGAAATGTACAACGGCTTTTAGACCGTAACTACTGGACCCTTTATTTTCAAAAGGAAATAGATAGTGTTTCGAATGTAAAAATTTCTCTCGAAAGAGCATTTGATACTGGCACCAGGTTACTGACTGTTACCATGAAAGTGGATTTTCTGAAAGACGTAACAGATATCATCAATGCTACCATCCTGTTGACTGAAAGCGGAATGGTGGCTGCACAGGATGACGGGCCTACGATGGTGGTTGATGATTATGTACATGAGGATGTTTTAAGAACTTTTTTAACCGGATACAGCGGTGAACTAGTGAACGCAACTAACACATCAGGAAGTAGCTGGACGATTACAAGAAGCATCACGCTACCTATAGAGTGGAATGCCGGCAATTGCAGGGTAATCGGATTTGTTTCGAAGTCGGTTGGTACGTATGACGTGCTGCAGTCGGCCGGAATTTCGCTTAATTAA